CTGAAACAGGGAAGCGTTGTCacagtgtttacctgctgccatgaactgaagcctaggaggacacttggacgtattactctgaaagagattgtaatgttgtttaatgtctaatatgcttttaattgtttaaattaaactgaactgaatgatattaaagtgatgtttacaccatatctgcattttgaagtCGTGGCAACAGCTGGGGGTTTGTAgtacacagcatgttgttgcaatgtttacagtgctgatcctatagaCCTGTTTATTgaaacgcaaaattacccattatgctttgcgtgaaTGCGCAAGGAGAATGTTAAGAACTTCCGGTCTTCAGCTGATGCGCGTAaagagtcacatttggacagctttgaaacaatagttttaatttattttacctgCATTTGTCTTCTTTAAATTAATACTGTTGTCTATCAGCGCagcctcctggactgatcattttaaaaaatgtgatctaataggatggaaaacaactgctgtgaggcattttcccctcgttgtcagacggcatcttctgctgtttaaatgaagcctagtcatcgctaaagtcacctgtactgtcccactagcacactgatttataacagctttaacacacacctttcaaagttgtgtgtcacaaaaacactccgtaatccactcaaaacgcaattgaaacccattttcgatgcacaaattaccggttgtaaacggaagttcttagcattctaccggaagacgctggtcgctatggtgcccttcatgcagcagccaagaaaaaggtctatacttccgggtttcttcccaccgcagcctcgttttcgtgttttaaaatggcggccactaCAGAGAGTGAATCACTACCAACGTAATgggtaggggggggggggtactgaCACTTTTCACTGCTACAGCCCTTAAGTTTCTGTTTAAAGATTGAAGCACACGGTGAAAAAACAtactaatgttttttaaattccctttagtattgaaaaaaaaattcacagaaagcTTATCTCTTTCAAAAATTAGGTTTATGGGGCATCCGCCTAttatatgaacaaaataaaaccaCAAAACAAGTCGTGAATAGAAGACAACAAGctgacaaaaatataaataacagaaTTCAAGTTATTAATGATGTACTGTATAGGCTACCATAATGGGACATTAATATAAAGCAATTTCTGTTGGCCAGGttgacaaataaattaaataaaattcatagCTAATTTCTTATAGAACAACATTACAGTACACAAGCCTCATAAACAGTtcaaatttatttacattttttatgaaaatgtacccaaaattacaaaaaaataaaaatacaggtttGCAAGATTACATATACAACGAATTTATGCTGGTGTCATATCTTGCTTTATAGAGTGTGTGTATAAAAATATGTGACTGTAGCTTTATGAGAACAGCTTTTTTCAGGGGGAGTCAGATTTTCACAGAACTAGATAGGACCTTACGGTACAATCTTTTGTATGCTTACTTAATTTTTGAGATTGTACTGCATCCAGCCACCAGGTGGCGATCAAAACGACAATTTATTCTTGATAAACTGGCTGTTTAATGTTAGGTACAATGAAACTATATTACCTACACTACAAGGTCAATTGTAATTGTAGGTGAAGtggaaaattaagaaaaaatagaTACTGTATTATACGTGCATGTTAAGAGTCAAAGTGATTTTACAATCCTCCCTTTCTGCTAACCCAGGATATTTCTACATTTAAAGATCATGATATTTACATAGAATGTTAATATAAGTAAACACAATTAATCAGCTGACAATCAAAATAAGAAACATATCATAAAGTGTTATCTTTACTAACAACAAAACACAGTTGAAGTACTCAATATATATAGCAATATTAAATATGAACcaaataacattaacaaagtataacaaataagaataaaataataaagtgaatatatatatatacatacatatatatgtatacatacacttaACCCCAGATTATTATTGTTCTAAACCCTGTTTTAGCTCAGGTAAAGTATAAGTGGATAGTACCACTTTTTACCTATAGGGTTATGAAAGCATGGTTCAGAGGTAGTTATGTACAGTAAGAAACAATCTGATAGATGCTTAGCAGCAGATAGGCCGTCATATGTCTTATATTTACATACTTTTAACACAGTAACGGAAACACAgcacattttataaacaaataaaatcagcCAAGTTTAATTGTTAACTCTAAgtgaaatataaaacaattcaaaCCAGTAAACTCAGGGATTTGAGTGACCTACGCTTAACTGTCTTGAATAAGAAATACCCTGTATCATCATATTAATTAAGAGTTATAATAACTTAGGGTCTGCACTtggttaaataatatataataagatTATTAGTTGGGCCATAGTCCTGAATACCTCTTCTACACAGGGTACAAACTAGTTTGAGCCTAAAATAAACTTGTGCAACATTCGTAGAGTCTATAAACCTTACTTCACTGTATAATTAGAAAAGCATCACTCTTGGTGCTAATAAAACAGTGATGACTGGAGACAGAAGCGTTAGTGAACAGCGGATCCTCCATGGAGGGGCACCAGAGGTGGTGTTTGTGTTCTCTGAAAAGGTAGGGAGCACAGAAATAAGTCAAATTAAATATACAATGACGAGTTGATAAAGGCATTACATTGTGAAGTGGTTTATTCTAAATACTGCATTTAAGAATTTAAaccaaatgtatttgtttatagcTAAACATATAATTCATTGGAAAATACCGTTTGTCCTTGTGGGTTCTACAGTTACATTTGTGACAGGAGTAGTTGTATTAGGAGTTACTGTTTCCCCTGTAAAATGAAATGTACATTACACATAAAATGTCATGTTAAAGATTTTATCATCTACTttgtgctacactgtaaaaaatacacataaattgtAAGATTTCCTATTTTgtgattcagttttttttattacattgtgataccttgatctttcctccaacaactttgaAGGATATAATAATTGACATTTGTATTAGCTTGAACAAGTGATCTATTGTCTGTGCTCATGTTGTAAATTATCGTACAAAAACCTGGTAGTAGACTGCCAGAATCTTTTCTGATATTTTACTGACTTATTTCCTATGAAATATATTGTCTCAacctaaaaaaaacatcaataaaagccACATTATTAAACAGCAGAATTGATATTCCACAACAAAAATTCAACAGAGTAGAGATCAAGgctccataatgcaattcacatccagaaataaatgaaaaagtcatgtgaatcacaaaatacagaaactgttaatgaccagatgtttttttacagtgtatttcagCTTTTCACACCCACCTGCTTTGATAGTCGTAAGTATGATGTCCAGATTTATGGAACCATTCATCTTTCCACTATAAAGAACTGCTTCTACCGCAGCTGAGTTTTGGACCACAGAAGAATTTTCATAGATGAGAGTCATATCAACTACAATGGAACCATTCCTAAAACAAAAAAGTCCATATATACAGAATCAGTGTATATACTCCCAAAGTCCAGTAACTAGTGTGCTCCATGTCAGAAAGAAATTTGAAAGACGCAGTTGTAAAGCTTACGTGAAACCATTGACTCTGGATCGCTTATATCCTTGGACATCTATGAATATTTTGTTTATCTGCATGTGATGAAAACATGATAATTTTAATAAAGTACATAAACTTGTCCTGCAATTTAAACAGCAAATacctcatttatatatatatatatatatatatatatatatatatatatatatatatatatatatatatatatatatatatatatacacacagtgctcagcttatataagtacacccctcataaatctgtcatgtcatgtcattttcatccgcttatccgggaggcagcagtctcaggagacaACTCTAGACTTCCCTCTCCAATTCCTCCAGCTGCtccggggggatcctgaggcgttcccaggccagccgagagacatagtccctctgGGAACACCTCCCTATGTAGGCAtcctggaggcatccgaaacagatgctcgagccacttcagctgacttctctcaatgtggaggagcagcgtctctactccaagctcctcccgggtgacagagctcctcaccctgtctataagggtgtaccctgccaccctgcgaaggaaactcattttggccgcttgtatctgaaattttgtcctttcagtcatgacccaaagctcatgaccataggttaGAGTTGGAACGtggattgaccggtaaatcgaaagctttgccttttggctcagctccttctttaccacaacgtactggtacatcgaccgcattactgctgccgctgcaccgatccgcctgtcaatctcacactccatccttccctcactcgtgaacaaaaccccaagatacttgaactcctccacctggggtaaggactttcctccaacctggaggtggcaaaccacctttttccagtggagcaccatggcctcggacttggaggggCTGATTCTCATCCTAGCTGTgtcacactctgcagcaaaccgccccagtgcatgctgaaggtccatgttcgatgaagccaacagaacaaattcttctgcgaataacagagatggaATCCTGTGGTCCTCGAACCAGACCCCGTTCAGCCCAAGGTTacactttgaaattctgtccataaaaattatgaacagaattggtgacaaagggcagccctgcctaagcccaacatgcactggaaacaagtctgacttattgccggcaatgcgaaccaaactctTACTCTGTTCATCCAGGgatgagacagcccttaacaaagcgcctctgaccccatcaTCCCAGAGCACCttccacagaatgccacaagggacacggtcgaatgccttctccaagtccacaaaacacatgtggactggttgggcatactcccatgaaccctcgagcaccctggtgagggtatagagctagTCCAGAGTGCCATGGCCTGGACGGAAatcgcattgttcctcctggattcTAGGTTTAACCATCGGCCGGATCCTCCTCTCCTGTActctggcatagactttcccagggaggctgaggagtgtgatccccctatagttggaACACACCCTCCGGTTCCCTTTCTTAGAAATGGGAACCATCACCCCAGACATGTCAGTGGGGTTAAGGAGATCTAGGAGTTAGGAGATCTCacaaatttatcttttaaattcatagttttaataggaagctatacaatattacatttgtgcatatacattagattagtcagtagtgaagccaaatctggagcttatctaacaaaataacttaggtAACGgaccaaaaactagtacactcaaatttatatgttagagaaaaatattaaatacaaattttaaaaagagaaaaaatcaagaaaagcaaaaaaaaatgaaagaatttagttgaaattttgtaggttgtaatttttttgcaatattttgcttgaatttaattgtattatctttgaatttctaattatgtttggtgactaaaatgttttttaataaatacatctgttgaataaatctgtgtgtgttcaatgcaccaaaatacactgcctgtattcactgagaaatagataaacattcattttcataatagggtgtactcaattatgctgagcactgtgtatgtttatatatatatatatatatatatatatatatatatatatatatatatatatatatatatatatatatatatatatatatatatatatatatatatatatttccttttcTCAAATAACGTTCAATGGTCACACTGTCTTGTTTAGATTTTAGAGCCACTAGGTGGCACTATGACATTGTTTTTCAAAACTGGAAATTCCAAAGCAAAAATAAGAAGCTGGCTTGCAAATTGTACATGAACGTTAAAATCCTAAAATTCTCTTTGTAATTTCCCACATAAATATACCTTAGCTTCTTAGTTTTAGTAATATACATTTTTCTATCCATATTGTTTATAGTAATATTTTTACATCAATTTCCACACAACGAGAAGAAATCGAATAATAGATGGATAAGGTGTGCAGGAGTTATCATTTATAAAATCACACTGAAATTCTTGGTTTGTGGGAAACAAAACTAAGTATGAAGTCTTTGTTGTAGTGTATTctactcttaaagggatagttcacccatgaaTTAAAACATACTcgtgggctgtttctcaattccaagaacttgtGGAGAAGTGGTCTTGTCATGTGTCACAGAAGAACGAATTTGGGAGACcgtgagaacagagaacgcgtcctctgagaaatgcgATGCTGCGTTCTTCtctggttcttcctgatggtcacatgaccttcacgcatttttaatggaaaatgatttaaacattacagcatttatacagCGATTTATTGTTTGCCCCTTTTCAACGCTGAAGAACGCATTTTGAGAAACagacattatttactcaccctcaagtggttataagcCTTTAtcggtttctttcttctgttgaacacaaaagatgatattttgaagaaaggctgaaaaccagtaaccactgcACTGACAttcatcaaaacaaacaaaaaaaaaaaaacgaatactttggaagtcagtagttacaggatttcagcattcttcaaaatatcatcttttctgttcaacagcagaaagaatctcataaaggttttcAACAAGTGAACGAATAGAGAATGTTTTTGGGTAAACTACTCCTTTAAGTATCCTTGAATATTGATAGGCTATTATGCATTCGTCGCTTGAGATATCCCTTCTATTAAGTGAATTACTTTtatgtttaatgtaatgtaaaagttTTACTTACCTGATCTGTTATAGTGTTTGCCAATAATTGGAATTCAGGGGATGATCTGTTTGCATATTCTTCTTTGAATGTTTGATTGAGACTGAAAGATAAGTGTAAAGCTCCCTCTTTAAGGGTGGGAGGATCTGTTTTTGACGTTATTAGTGCTCCTGTGGTTGGCATAGTTGTTGTGGTAACAGATTGGGTCAATGTAGAATATCTTGTTGATGATGAAGTTGTTTCAGCTTGTGTAGTTCTTTTAACAGTGGAGAAGTCTGAGGTATTAGCTGTCGATACAGATGACATTGGCACTGATGTTAAAGCTTTAGATTCATTTTTGGTTGTTGAGGGTTTGGTTGTGACTTGAGATGTTTGTGGTGTCGATGTTGAAGCTCTGTTTGATGTACTAGATTCTGGTAGGCCTGTTGTTGTGTTCGATGTAGATGAAATCTTAACTGTGGTGGTCTTGTTTGTCAACAAGTCATTTCTAACAGTTAATGCTATGCTTGTCCCTGATGTAGCTGCTGTGTTGTTTCCTGTTGTTGGTACCAACAATGTTGTGCCCCTGGTAGATGATTTTGTAATGTTGGATGTTGATGATGCCTCTATTATTGGTGTTGTTTTGCTTGAAGAAATAGTTGTTACTGCTGTaaaatttgattgtaatgtagtTTGACCTGTTGATGAAGAACCTGTTTGATTTGTAGGCTCTTGTGTCCTTGTTGTGACAGTGGTGGAGACTACTGTGGTATGAGACATTGTTACTGGTGTTAATGTAGCTTGTGAAGTTTCAGTTGTAGCTTGAGATGTTTTTTGTTTCGAGGTTGAAGCTGTCCTCAACGTATCAGTTGTCACAGATTGTAATACAGTAGATGAAGCAGTTAAAGTAGATTCAGTAGTTGAAGCTTTGGGTGGAGTAGTAGAATCAGATTGGCTTGTTTTTGTAACAGTTATATTCCTAACAGTTGATGCTGTGCTGGTCCCTGATGCAGTTGATGGTAATGCCGACTCCACTCCTGCTGGAGGTGCTACAGTTTCATTTGTTGTTGGTACCAACAATGTTGTAGTTTCTGTTGCTGATTCTGCAGTTCTGGATGTTCTTGTGACTGTTGTAGTTTCTTCACCAGCTGTACTTGAAGATGATGGTGTCTCTGATGATGTACTTGAAGATGATGATGTTATTGGTGCTGCTGTGCTGGGAGAAGTACTTAATTTTGGTGTAAATTGAGATGTTAATGTAGTTTGACTTGTCGATGAAGAACCTGTTTCAGCTTGTGGTGTAAGATCTTGTGTTACTGTTTTGACAGTGGTGGAGACTTCTGTCACATGAGCATTTGATACTGGTGTCGTTGACATTAATGTTGTAGTTTCTCTGTGAGTTGATGAAGGTTCAGTTGAGATTATTTGAGATGTTTCTGGTTTCAAGGCTGAAGATGCAAGTGCTGTGGTTGACTCTGCTATGCctgatgttgttgttttaaatgtagATGAAATCTCAGCTAGTGTTGTCTTGGTGGTTTCCTTGTTGTTGCTAGCAGTTGTTGATGTAGTTGTGTCCAGCGGAGTTGCTGGCGATGCTGATGATGCTGCAATAGTTTGACTTATAGTTGTGTCCTCTGTGGATGATTTGGTATTTTTGGATGTTCCTGCAATTGTTGTCTTTATGTCCCCTGCTTGAGTTAAATGTGATGATGTCTCTGTTATTGGTGTTGCAGTGCTTGGAGACACAGTTTGACCTGTTGATGGAGAACCTGTTTCAGCTTGTGTTGTAGGATTTTGTGTCACTGTTTTGACAGTGATAGTGACCTCTGGGGTATGAGCCATTGTTACAGGTATCACTGGcattaatgttgttgtttctgttgaaGGTTCAGTTGTGACTTGAGTTGTTGGTGAGGTTGAAGTTGTTGGTGCAGTAGAAGATTCTGGCAggcttgtttttgttgttattgcatcTTGTGTTGTATTTATCCTGGCTGTTTCTGGTTCATTTCTAACAGTTGATGCTGTGCTTGATGCAGTTGAAGGTAATGCTGTTGGTAATGCTGATGGTATTGCTGAAGCTGTGGTAGTTGAAGATGTACTTGAAGGGGATGATGCCTCTGTTATTGGTGCTGTTGTGATAGGAGAAATAGTTGATTCTGTTGTTAAAGTTGATGTAAATGTGGTTAGACCTGTTGATGAAGATCCTATTTTGGCTTGTGTTACTGTTTCAACAGTAGTGGAGCCTTCTGAGGCATGAGCTGTTGTAACTGGCAATAATGTTGTAGTTTCTTTTTGGACTGTTGAAGTTTCGGTTGGGACTTGAGATGCTTCTGATACCAATTTTGAAGCTTTGGATGCAGTAGAAGACTCTGCTAGGCCTGTTGTTGTTGTCAATGTACCTGCTCCCACAGATTGTGACGGAGGAGATGAAGCCTCAGCTACTGTTGTCTTCTTTGTTTCTACCTCATTGCTAACAGTTTCTCCTGTAGATGTGCCCTGTGCACTCACTGGCAATGCTGATGTCACCAGCACCATGGTTGATGCTTGGAGTTGAGTAGTAGACTCCTCCTGGCTAGTTTTTGTTGTAACTGTATCTTGTGTTGAAGTAATCTTGGTTGTTTGTGTATCATTTGTAACAGTTGATGCTGTGCTTGTTCTTGATGTAGCTGCAGTGGCTTCTGTAGATGAATCTGTAGTTCTGGTTGTAGTTTCATTTTGTACTGTTGAAGGTTCACTTGTGAGTTGAGAAGTTTCTGATATCGATGTTGAAGCTGTGGATGCAGTTGAAGATTCTGCTAGGTTTGTTGCTATTGTCGTCAATGTATCTATTGCCACAGATTGTGAGGCAGGAGATGAAACCTCAGCTAGTGTTGTTTTAGTTGTTTCCACTTGATTGCTAACAGTTTCTCCTGTAGATGTGCTCTGTGCACTTACTGGCAATGCAGATGTCACCAGCACCAGGGTTGATGCTTGGAGTGGAGTAGTAGACTCTTGTTGGCTAGTTTTTGTTGTCACTGTATCTTGTGTTGAAGTAATTCCGGTTGTTTGTGTATCATTTCTAACAGTTGATGCTGTGCTTGTTCCTGATGTAGCTGCAGTGGATTCTGTAGATGATTCTGAAATACTGGATGTTCTTGTGTCTGTTGTTATTGAAAGTGATGATGCCTCTGTTATTGGAGCTGCTGTGCTGGGAGAAATAGTTGATTCTGTTGTAAAAGTTGATGTTAATATGGTTTGGCCTGTTGATGTAGAAGCTGTTTCAGCTTGTGTCACTGTTTTGATAGTGGTGGAGACCTCTGAGGTATAATCCATTGTTACTGGCATTAATGTTGTGGTTTCTTTTTGGGCTGTTGAAGGTTCGGTTGTGACTTTAGATGTTTCTGATATCAATGTTGAAGCTGTGGGTGCGGTTGAAGATTCTGATaggtttgttgttattgttgttgtcaatGTATCTACTGCCACAGATGGTAACACAGGAGATGAAACCTCAGCTAGTGTTGTCTTAGTTGTTTCCACTTGATTGCTAACAGTTTCTCCTGTAGATGTGCCCAGTGCACTTACTGGCAATGATGATGTCACCAGCACCAGGGTTGATGCTTGGAGTGGAGTAGTAGACTCTTGTTGGCTAGTTTTTGTTGTTAATGTACCTTGTGTTGAAGTAATCCCCGTTGTTTGTGAATCATTTCTAACAGTTGATGCTGTGCTTGTTCCTGATGTAGCTGCAGTGGTTTCTGTAGAGGAATCTGTAGTTCTGGATGTACTTGTGTCTGTTGTTATTGAAGGTGATGATGCCTCTGGAGCTGCTGTGCTGGGAGAAATAGCTGATTCTGTAGTAAAAGTTGATGGTAATGTGGTTTGATCTGTTGATGTAGAAACTGTTTCAGCTTGTGTTACTGTTTTGATATTGGTGGAGACTACTGAGGTATGATGCATTGTTACTGGAATCACTGGCATTAATGTTGTGGTTTCTTTTTGGGCTGTTGAAGTTTCGGATGTGACTTGAGATGTTTCTGATACCAATGTTGAAGCTGTGGATGCAGTTGAAGATTCTGATAGGTTTGTTGGTATTGTTGTTGTCAATGTATCTACTGCCACAGATTGTGATGCAGGTGATGAAACCTCAGCTAGTGTTGTCTTAGTTGTTTCTACCTGATTACTAACAGCTTCTCCTGTAGATGTACTCTGTGCACTCACTGGCAATGCTGATGTCACCAGCACCAGGGTTGATGCTTGGAGTGGAGTAGTAGACTCTTCCTGGCTAGTTTTTGTTGTAACTGTATCTTGAGTTGAAACAATCCTGGTTGTTTGTGTATCATTTGTAACAGTTGATGCTATGCTTGTTCCTGATGTAGCTGCAGTGGTTTCTGTAGATGAATTTGTAGTTCTGGATGTACTCGTGTCTGTAGTTATTGAAGGTGATGATGATTCTGTTATTGAAGCTGTTGTGCTGGGATAATTAGTTGATTCTGTTGTAAAAGTTGATGTTAATATGGTTTGACCTGTTGATGTAGAAACTGTTTCAGCTTGTGTTACTGTTTTGACAGTGGTGGAGACTTCTGAGGTATAATCCATTGTGACTGGCAATAACGTTGTAGTTTCTTTTTGGGCTGTTGAAAGTTCGGTTGTGACTTGAGATGTTTCTGATACCAATGTTGAAGCTGTGGATGCAGTAGAAGTTTCTACTAGGTTTGTTGTCAATGTATCTATTGCCACAGATTGTGACACAGGAGACGAAACCTCAGCTAGTGTTGTTTTAGTTGTTTCCACTTGATTGCTAACAGTTTCTCCTGTAGATGTGCCCTGTGCACTTATTGGCAATGCAGATGTCACCAGCACCAAGGTTGATGCTTGGAGTGGAGTAGTAGACTCTTGTTGGCTAGTTTTTGTTGTCACTGTATCTTGTGTTGAAGTAATTCCGGTTGTTTGTGTATCATTTCTAACAGTTGATGCTGTGCTTGTTCCTGATGTAGCTGCAGTGGATTCTGTAGATGATTCTGAAATACTGGATGTTCTTGTGTCTGTTGTTATTGAAGGGAATGATGCCTCTGTTATTGGAGCTGCTGTGCTGGGAGAAATAGTTGATTCTGTTGTAAAAGTTGATGTTAATATGGTTTGGCCTGTTGATGTAGAAGCTGTTTCAGCTTGTGTCACTGTTTTGACAGTGGTGGAGACTTCTGAGGTATAATCCATTGTTACTGGCATTAATGTTGTGGTTTCTTTTTGGGCTGTTAAAGGTTTGGTTGTGACTTTAGATGTTTCTGATATCAATGTTGAAGCTGTGTGTGCGGTTGAAGATTCTGATAGgcttgttgttattgttgttgtcaatGTATCTACTGCCACAGATGGTAACACAGGAGATGAAACCTCAGCTAGTGTTGTCTTAGTTGTTTCCACTTGATTGCTAACAGTTTCTCCTGTAGATGTGCCCAGTGCACTTACTGGCAATGATGATGTCACCAGCACCAGGGTTGATGCTTGGAGTGGAGTAGTAGACTCTTGTTGGCTAGTTTTTGTTGTTAATGTACCTTGTGTTGAAGTAATCCCCGTTGTTTCTGTATCATTTCTAACAGTTGATGCTGTGCTTGTTCCTGATGTAGCTGCAGTGGTTTCTGTAGATGAATCTGTAGTTCTGGATGTACTTGTGTCTGTTGTTATTGAAGGGGATGATGCCTCTGTTGCTGGAGCTCCTGTGCTGGAAGAAATAGCTGATTCTGTAGAAAAAGTTGATGTTAATATGGTTTGACCTGTTGATGTAGAACCTGTTTCAGTTTGTGTTACTGTTTTGATAGTGGTGGAGACTACTGAGGTATGATGCATTGTTACTGGAATCACTGGCATTAATGTTGTAGTTTCTTTTTGGGCTGTTGAAGGTTCGGATGTGACTTGAGATGTTTCTGATACCAACGTTGAAGCTGTGGATGCAGTTGAAGATTCTACTAGGTtggttgttattgttgttgttaaggTATCTACTCCCACAGATTGTAATGCAGGAGATGAAACCTCAGCTAGTGTTGTCTTTGTTGTTTCTACCTGATTGCTAACAGTTTCTCCTGTAGATGTGTCCTGTGCACTTACTGGCAATGCTGATGTCATCAGCGCCAGGGTTGAAGATTTGGGTGGAGTAGTAGACTCTTGTTGGCTAGTTTTTGTTGTCAATGTGTCTTGTGTTGAAGTAATTCCGGTTGTTTCTGTATCATTTCTAACAGTTGATGCTGTGCTTGTTCCTGTTGCAGCTGCTGTGGCTTCTGTAGATGATTCTGTATTACTAGATGTACTTGTGTCTGTTGTTATTGAAGGTGATGATGCCTCTGTTATTGGAGCTGATGTGCTGGGAAAAATAGTTGATTCTGTTCTAAAAGTTGTTGATAATGTGGTTTGACCGGTTGATGTAGAAGCTGTGTCATCTTGTGTCATTGTTTTGACAGTAGTGGAGATATCTGAGGCATGAGCGTCTGATACTGTCGTCGTTGACATTAACAGTGTAGTTTCATTTTGGGCTGTTAAAGGCTCAGTTGTGACTTGAGATGTTACTGGTATCATAGTTGAAGCTTTAGGTGAAGTGGTGGAGTCTGCTGTTGTTG
This genomic stretch from Danio aesculapii chromosome 1, fDanAes4.1, whole genome shotgun sequence harbors:
- the muc13a gene encoding mucin-2, which translates into the protein MMSPLVLLFIIIAFLGPTCENTYNVTDSVTHPTPSTIRRIIERPRLNNKTLEYWPVANRTNTKIFRRGALVISRQYWYPFLEISLKKSNPISPAVTFATTPTDSYSTETFNSLPSTTTMPISPETASEESTTKTTNSTLSTEPLTTTIQAHSSKQKTPDVRTETTTDSQTSVLPETITTQTTAINSSTVNSRQPKILTQPSSTKGPETETTISSTDQPVASATTSTTTEATSRNASLASTTLLQSTVEAGSTEATVILETGTMSTLQPVQTVSTEEPVTTKAVQSAAMSTQSKTSPQETTEQLQPKTDLITQSETVSETESPPTKSSTSSATLTSVELASATTSPATGATSALPESALSTSAAVSNEPTTKTTLTKVTSPASHSVGIDTLPTTADSTTSPKASTMIPVTSQVTTEPLTAQNETTLLMSTTTVSDAHASDISTTVKTMTQDDTASTSTGQTTLSTTFRTESTIFPSTSAPITEASSPSITTDTSTSSNTESSTEATAAATGTSTASTVRNDTETTGITSTQDTLTTKTSQQESTTPPKSSTLALMTSALPVSAQDTSTGETVSNQVETTKTTLAEVSSPALQSVGVDTLTTTITTNLVESSTASTASTLVSETSQVTSEPSTAQKETTTLMPVIPVTMHHTSVVSTTIKTVTQTETGSTSTGQTILTSTFSTESAISSSTGAPATEASSPSITTDTSTSRTTDSSTETTAATSGTSTASTVRNDTETTGITSTQGTLTTKTSQQESTTPLQASTLVLVTSSLPVSALGTSTGETVSNQVETTKTTLAEVSSPVLPSVAVDTLTTTITTSLSESSTAHTASTLISETSKVTTKPLTAQKETTTLMPVTMDYTSEVSTTVKTVTQAETASTSTGQTILTSTFTTESTISPSTAAPITEASFPSITTDTRTSSISESSTESTAATSGTSTASTVRNDTQTTGITSTQDTVTTKTSQQESTTPLQASTLVLVTSALPISAQGTSTGETVSNQVETTKTTLAEVSSPVSQSVAIDTLTTNLVETSTASTASTLVSETSQVTTELSTAQKETTTLLPVTMDYTSEVSTTVKTVTQAETVSTSTGQTILTSTFTTESTNYPSTTASITESSSPSITTDTSTSRTTNSSTETTAATSGTSIASTVTNDTQTTRIVSTQDTVTTKTSQEESTTPLQASTLVLVTSALPVSAQSTSTGEAVSNQVETTKTTLAEVSSPASQSVAVDTLTTTIPTNLSESSTASTASTLVSETSQVTSETSTAQKETTTLMPVIPVTMHHTSVVSTNIKTVTQAETVSTSTDQTTLPSTFTTESAISPSTAAPEASSPSITTDTSTSRTTDSSTETTAATSGTSTASTVRNDSQTTGITSTQGTLTTKTSQQESTTPLQASTLVLVTSSLPVSALGTSTGETVSNQVETTKTTLAEVSSPVLPSVAVDTLTTTITTNLSESSTAPTASTLISETSKVTTEPSTAQKETTTLMPVTMDYTSEVSTTIKTVTQAETASTSTGQTILTSTFTTESTISPSTAAPITEASSLSITTDTRTSSISESSTESTAATSGTSTASTVRNDTQTTGITSTQDTVTTKTSQQESTTPLQASTLVLVTSALPVSAQSTSTGETVSNQVETTKTTLAEVSSPASQSVAIDTLTTIATNLAESSTASTASTSISETSQLTSEPSTVQNETTTRTTDSSTEATAATSRTSTASTVTNDTQTTKITSTQDTVTTKTSQEESTTQLQASTMVLVTSALPVSAQGTSTGETVSNEVETKKTTVAEASSPPSQSVGAGTLTTTTGLAESSTASKASKLVSEASQVPTETSTVQKETTTLLPVTTAHASEGSTTVETVTQAKIGSSSTGLTTFTSTLTTESTISPITTAPITEASSPSSTSSTTTASAIPSALPTALPSTASSTASTVRNEPETARINTTQDAITTKTSLPESSTAPTTSTSPTTQVTTEPSTETTTLMPVIPVTMAHTPEVTITVKTVTQNPTTQAETGSPSTGQTVSPSTATPITETSSHLTQAGDIKTTIAGTSKNTKSSTEDTTISQTIAASSASPATPLDTTTSTTASNNKETTKTTLAEISSTFKTTTSGIAESTTALASSALKPETSQIISTEPSSTHRETTTLMSTTPVSNAHVTEVSTTVKTVTQDLTPQAETGSSSTSQTTLTSQFTPKLSTSPSTAAPITSSSSSTSSETPSSSSTAGEETTTVTRTSRTAESATETTTLLVPTTNETVAPPAGVESALPSTASGTSTASTVRNITVTKTSQSDSTTPPKASTTESTLTASSTVLQSVTTDTLRTASTSKQKTSQATTETSQATLTPVTMSHTTVVSTTVTTRTQEPTNQTGSSSTGQTTLQSNFTAVTTISSSKTTPIIEASSTSNITKSSTRGTTLLVPTTGNNTAATSGTSIALTVRNDLLTNKTTTVKISSTSNTTTGLPESSTSNRASTSTPQTSQVTTKPSTTKNESKALTSVPMSSVSTANTSDFSTVKRTTQAETTSSSTRYSTLTQSVTTTTMPTTGALITSKTDPPTLKEGALHLSFSLNQTFKEEYANRSSPEFQLLANTITDQINKIFIDVQGYKRSRVNGFTNGSIVVDMTLIYENSSVVQNSAAVEAVLYSGKMNGSINLDIILTTIKAGETVTPNTTTPVTNVTVEPTRTNENTNTTSGAPPWRIRCSLTLLSPVITVLLAPRVMLF